In the Paenibacillus sp. FSL R7-0337 genome, TGCTAACCTGGTCGTATATGCTTTACGCGGCGCAAGTGTTCCGTACAGCCGGTATGATACGGAGGATGCAACCCGCGGCGGCTCGGCGGCGCTCAGATCTGCACCGAATTTCGATCAGACGCTGACTGCCTCCGAGGCTTCGGGACAGAGTTATGTGGCCTTGCCTTCTAACGGAGCGTATGCCAAGTGGACAGTGAAGGCGGGGCAAGGCGGGGCGGGAGTCACCATGAGATTCACGATGCCGGATTCGGCAGACGGAATGGGTCTTACCGGTGCGCTTGACGTATATGTGAATGGAACCAAGGCCAAGACTATCCCGCTTACCTCTTATTATGGTTGGCAATACTTTTCTGGAGATCAGCCGGGGGATGCGCCGGGTGCCGGACGTCCGCTGTTCCGGTTCGATGAAGTCCACTGGAAGCTGGACACACCGCTTCAGCCCGGGGATGTAATCCGCATTCAGAAGAATAACGGAGACAGTCTGGAGTATGGTGTGGACTTCCTGGAGATTGAACCTGTACCGGCAGCCATCGCCCGTCCGGCCAACTCGGTGTCGGTCACCGATTACGGCGCAGTGGCAGGAGACGGACAGGACGACCTGGCCGCCTTCAACAGTGCGGTTACAGACGCCGTCGCCAGCGGGAAATCTCTCTATATTCCGGCGGGAACTTTTAATCTGAGCAGCATGTGGGTCATTGGCTCGGTCAGCAATATGATTAACAACTTCACGGTCACCGGTGCAGGCTATTGGCACACCAATCTGCAATTTACGAATCCCAATGCAGCTGGCGGGGGCATCTCCTTCCGTGTTCAAGGCAAGCTGGATTTCAGCAATGTCTATATGAACTCGAATCTGAGATCACGGTACAACCAGAATGCCATCTATAAAGGCCTGATGGATAACTTCGGCAACCATTCGGTCATCCATGACGTTTGGATTGAACATTTTGAGTGCGGCATGTGGGTGGGGGATTATGCGCGGACGCCGGCGATCTATGCGAACAATCTGCTTGTAGAGAACAGCCGCATCCGTAACAATCTGGCTGACGGTATCAACTTCTCCCAGGGGACCAGCAACTCTACCGTCCGTAATACCAATGTGCGCAATAACGGGGACGACGGACTGGCCGTCTGGCCGAGCAATACGTTCGGGGCGCCAGATGGGGTGAATAATACTTTTTCGTACAATACGATTGAGAATAACTGGCGTGCTGGCGCTATCGGCATCTTCGGGGGCAGCGGTCACAAGGCGGATCACAACTACATTATCGACACGGTGGGCGGCTCCGGTATTCGGCTAAATACAACCTTCCCAGGGGCGCATTTCAACAGCAATACGGGGATGGTTTTCTCGGATACGACGATTATGAACAGCGGCACCAGCCGTGACTTGTATGACGGAGAACGCGGGGCAATTGACCTTGAAGCTTCCTCTGACCCGATCAAGAATGTAACCTTCACGAACATCGACATCATCAACACCCAGCGCGATGCGATCCAGTTCGGATACGGCGGCGGCTTCTCAGGTATCGTATTTAACAACATTAACATTAACGGCACCGGCCTCGATGGAGTAACCACTTCCCGATTCTCCGGCGCTCATAAGGGAGCGGCCATATACACGTATACCGGCAACGGCTCGGCGACCTTCAACAACCTGACGACCAGCAATATTGCGTATCCAAGCTTGTATTATATTCAGAGCGGGTTTGGACTGGTGATTCAGTAGGCAGGGTGAAGAGTGTAGAGGTGAAGGAGGGGCCCAAACGGGCTCCTCTTTTGGCTTTTGATGAATTGTGACAAAAATACAACAGTACTTCCTTGCTATGGAACGCACTCTAAGATTGTTGTACCTAATACAGACATTAGCGCATATCTATGTTAATATACTGTATGAATGAATATAATATTATTCATTCATAATCAGCGAAGAGAGGAATTGGAGTCACTATTATATATTCTAATCTGGAGGGACAATCATGAAGAAGGTTATCGCAATCATCGGCAATCAGCAAAAGAACAATACGTACAGAGCGGTCTGCGAATTTGAGGCTCAGCTCAGAAACTTTGGGGAGGTAGAGGTTGAGTATATTTTTCTGAAGGATTACAGGCTTGAGTTCTGCCGGGGGTGCAAGGTGTGCTTCAATAAAGGCGAAGAATATTGCCCGCTGAGGGACGACCGGGATGTACTGGTGGAGAAAATGGAGAGCGCGGATGGTGTGATTATGGCGGCTCCCAATTACGCGTTCCATGTTCCGGCAGCGATGAAGAATCTGCTCGACCGGCTGGCGTATGTGTTCCATCGGCCTCAGTTCTTCGGTAAGACCTATACGTCGATCGTCAATCAGGGGATTCACGGCGGGAATGCGATCCGCAAATATCTAAGCAGTATGGGCGAGAACTTCGGGTTCCAGGTGACCCGGGGCTGTGTGCTTAGTACGATGGAGCCAGTTAGCGTGGCAGCCGCGCAGAAGAATGCTGTGAGAATCCGCAAGGCTGCGGCCCGCTTCTACAAAGGCCTGATGCGTCCGGCACCGCCGACTCCGACATTGTTCCGCTTGCTGATGTTCCGGCTGTCCCGGACCAGTATTCAGCATATGCTGGATGAGCGGTCGAAGGATTTCCGTCATTACCAGGCTAACGGCTGGTTTGAAGCGGCATATTATTATCCGGTCTCGCTGGGTCCTGTTAAGAGCTTGGCCGGACATCTGTTTGACAGACTCGGTAAAAGAATGGCTAAACGCGCTTAATTATGAATGAATTCAATTATATTCATTCACGTCAAGGAGGGTAAATATGCAAAAAAAGTGGAAACGCAACCTGCTGCTGCTGTGCCTAACCGTGATTCTCGTGGGACTAATCGGTTCAGGCGCGGCCTTGCTCTATACTGAGAAAGAGCGCAGTGAAGCGCGGAACGTAGAGATTGATCAAGTGAACTTCAACAAACTGCATGAGGTTGAGTATACAGGTGAATATGCTGGCGGAATGTATAAATGGAGGGCGAAGTTTCTCAATTAACGTTTTCGCCATGTGTCTATCACAGCCAGGCTGATCCCTGCTTCAAGCGACCCTTTGTCCAGTATAGTGTGCATATTCCCATAAGTATCGTATTTGTAAGCTGCCCAGAATCAGTTCCATAGTTCCTTGTGTGCCATTTTGTTCATTCGTCATCTTAGTAGTTCCTTAGAATCGTATGTAAAATTAAGCTCTGAGCTTATATTCGGGAAGCATGCGGGTATCCCCTCTATTGACTTACAGATTTTGCTATAACATAATTCTATTGAATAGTTAAAGAATATTTAAAGGAGCAGAGATTTATGCACCCACAGTTATTATATGTTTATATCAAGGATATCGGTAGAGCCTTTGAAGATCAAAGCTTCACCTTAACGAACGATTTCCAAATTGATTATATTCAAGGGAAGCTGACAATTAATACGAAAGAAAACCCGTATGATGATTTGTGGGGAGAAAATATCAATAATATCAATTTAATCGTCGGAAAAAATGGGGCAGGCAAGACAACTTTACTGGAGTTGTTGGGTTCTACAGAATTAAGACGCAGCCGATTGTTTAAACAGCCCGAGTGGTTTGCACTATATTTTCTTGAAGCGAATACATTTGTGATTGAAGGTAATCAAGTATTGCCCAGAAATGTGAGTGGAATTTCCACACCGGTTGACAAGGATTATAGTATCAGTGTGAAGTATAATTACAAAACACAAAATATGCAGTGGGATAATTATATTCATAACCAAATGTACTTATCGGCAGAGGGAAAAGAAACCTTGTTAAATGAATCACTGAGGATACTCTATCAACCGAAAGAGGCAGACCGACTGTGGCTTAAGAATCTTAATGTAATAGATGGCAAAGATAATACTAAT is a window encoding:
- a CDS encoding NAD(P)H-dependent oxidoreductase, whose amino-acid sequence is MKKVIAIIGNQQKNNTYRAVCEFEAQLRNFGEVEVEYIFLKDYRLEFCRGCKVCFNKGEEYCPLRDDRDVLVEKMESADGVIMAAPNYAFHVPAAMKNLLDRLAYVFHRPQFFGKTYTSIVNQGIHGGNAIRKYLSSMGENFGFQVTRGCVLSTMEPVSVAAAQKNAVRIRKAAARFYKGLMRPAPPTPTLFRLLMFRLSRTSIQHMLDERSKDFRHYQANGWFEAAYYYPVSLGPVKSLAGHLFDRLGKRMAKRA